Genomic window (Rhododendron vialii isolate Sample 1 chromosome 4a, ASM3025357v1):
CTCCTCTGcgaatcaaacaaaaaaccaagTTCCTTATTGAGTGAGAAAATTTTGTCAACAAATACTATGATGATGTTTGCAGTGCTACTCAATAATGCATTAAGCATATTAAATGAGAATAAGCATCTTGTTTTCATCAAACTATGAGAAGATTCAGACTTCACAGAAAGAGAACTGAAAAGAGAGAAGACATATGAAACTAAACATCCTCTTGATTATCTGTTCGCAATGGAGCATGCTTTAAATATTGGTATCATGACACAAATCTTTATCGATACGAATTGTGATCGGGCCGGTCAAAAGGAGTTTTATATGCACGGCCATATAAGTATCTTGGGACTAACAAATTATTCTGGCTGTTTATGCACTTTTAATATGGCACGAGAAGGTGATGATGGACTTACTGTGGGCAAAAACAAGTGTGGAGAAGGAGAACCAAAATATCATTCCAACTTGCTTGCTCGGTGGGCCACGGAATTCTTTGTTTACACGATGCTCAACAACCCAAACCACAAATCCAGTGAAGACGAAGAAAAACCCCGTTGTGAACCACAAATCCATTTTTAGGGGTTTCATGAAAATCCATGCATTCTTCCTGTCATCATCTTCGAATGGAACGATCATTGCCACACCAGCCTCCATGTATGGCAATGTAAAATCAACAAATCTAGATCTGTTTGATAGGATGGTTACATCACCCACAACAGCATCGTAATTCTGGAGATGGACATAAAACTTTAGCTACTTAAAAAAtagagaacaaaattaaaacatttcaaattcaagttGCAAATTTGATTACCCCAAGAAAGATCTGATACACAAGATCATTGTAACTTCCAGCGTTCTTGCCATCAGGAGTTTCGAACGGAAGAAACTCATAGGGGACAGCATATGGCAAATAATGGTCCATGACTTCTTTGAACACATCTATGCAGAAACCAGTGGCAATCACGGCATTAGTTTGAGGATCCCTTCTCACCGAGACAATTTCTTTAAATCTAGCATTGACAGGAACCCCAACCCTTAACTTTGCTTCACCTATCGACATCTCCCAACCTTTAGGCACAACATTTGATTCACCAGGCCATATGATAGCTCCAAGATCATCTTTGTTGGTCGAGTAATTCTTACTAATGGGCAAGCGCAGATTTTTTGATATGCCATATTTTCGtgtccaaaatccaatttttctGTCCCCTTTTCCAATTACATTGACTATTTGAAAGGATGATAGTTGTAATTGTCCATTAAGTAGATGGAATTTACCATTCAAGCCATTGAATTCAATGTTCTGGAGTGATTGAAGGAGCCTTGGTCCCATTTTTGAGATTCCTATTGCTGCTAAATCTGTCAAGTTCTCTTTAGTAACTAgttttttgaactttgatgcACCAATACCAGATCTCTCTACTGCCATTGCTAATGCTGTGACGCTATCATATGCCCAGAGCCCAAACACATTCATTTCAAATATATCCACGTCTGGATTCTCTTGACGAAATCTCTTTTTCCATCTCACTTTGAAGGTTTTAAGCTGACTAGTTTTTTGAACATAAGGTTTCACACCTATCACCCCTTGCATAGAATTTATAACTGTAGGATCCATTGAATCCAAGAGAGATGTAAGCCCATCCGTAATGATCCAGGCATATCCCGTGTTCATCATTTTAGCTTGTTTCACTTTTGTGAAAAAGCGAGAAGCCAGAAATGGTAACATATGTACCACGAAAACCCTGGTTTGCATTGTCATGAGCTTGTAGAGTTCTTCAAGGATATGATCATCCGAGGCTGAAAGAGACAAAACACTATGGTACCTGACTTGAGTATTGATCCCTAGGaaagaattaattaaaaaagGCACTACGCCCCTCCCATAGTTGGTGTCTTCATAAATCAACACCACTTCCCTCCAACCGAAGGCCTGAACTATAGCGGTAAGGGATTCAACTTGAGAAGAGCCATTCTGTGCCCCTCGAATGAAGTAGGGGTTGTGCGCGGGTGAGAGAGAAGGACTCGTTGCTTGAGAAATGATAGGAACTTGCGTTTTGTTCCCAATGTCAATCACAAATTCTGCTTCTGAGGATCTTTGTGGACCTAGTATTGCCTGTACTTGGACATTTTTCAGCAAGTCTATAGCTGCAAATGGAAGTTCAATAGAGGTGAGATCTCTATAGTTGATTAAACTCCTATAAACCATATCAGTAGCCGACAACTAGCTGAATGAAAATGGTAAATCGTTTTTGAACTTGCGATTTCCCTGAAAACCTGACTCAACCATTGATTATTCTtgtctagatttttttttctcatttgcttAAAAATATTAAAGATGATGAATGTGAATTAATACTATATATGCCGCATGTTTTATTGTTTGGCATCAAGTAAGAGTAAGACGTTTAGTAGAAGTGGCCTATGATGAATACGCTAAATTATGTCCACAACCAAAAACATAACCATGGGAAAAGTACGGAAAAAGATTAAACCAAAGTGACAGTCAGATGGCAAATCTCAACATGAGATTTatgaaattctcaaaaaaagacAAAGAGATTTTTGCATATAAGTACATTTGGATGTAGGACATCTATCTATGATAAATAGTCACACGCAAGGgagcataaaaaaaaagaacaagaagatatATAGCCAACCACAGTATTCACAACTTTCAGATCGTGAGTAATTCTTCCTTATCACCTCACTCATGATCTGCAGGTTTAATATTTATTCTTGAATCCTCAAGACAAGGTTTTAGTTTTACAAACCCAAGCTCCAATgcaaattggattttttttgcacGATAGACGATGGCCAACAATTGCATAAAAGCTTAACCTTTAATAATGAGAAGAAGGAAGCTATATATATGTGCAGTCACTAAAACCAGTTACAAATGAAAGCCTGATGCAATCCAACTTATTATTCAATTTATTTCTATTTTGTCATCAATCAATTGATTAAAACTTATCGTGTCCTTAAACTTTTCAAACTAATATCTACTTAGTCTAATTTTTGATTTCCAGTTTacgaaaaaaaatgtttaagtgCAGAAGTATTGGGACAAAGTAAATACTTCTAATTAATTAACGTACCAGCAGATGCTGCCTCCACAACATCACCTTTGGAATCCCTTTTGTGAAGTACAATCCTCGTTGTACTGTGATTTTGATTTAATGTATAGAAATCTTCAAGGGCCATAGATATGCAAGTCTGGCTAACCTTTCCAACCATATGATCATCCGCATCAAGAATCACCCCAACATCAACTTCTATTAA
Coding sequences:
- the LOC131322946 gene encoding glutamate receptor 2.2-like isoform X1; the protein is MQEHQRYCSQLLVLLVLFIISLYVVPILGKNGNGLIEVDVGVILDADDHMVGKVSQTCISMALEDFYTLNQNHSTTRIVLHKRDSKGDVVEAASAAIDLLKNVQVQAILGPQRSSEAEFVIDIGNKTQVPIISQATSPSLSPAHNPYFIRGAQNGSSQVESLTAIVQAFGWREVVLIYEDTNYGRGVVPFLINSFLGINTQVRYHSVLSLSASDDHILEELYKLMTMQTRVFVVHMLPFLASRFFTKVKQAKMMNTGYAWIITDGLTSLLDSMDPTVINSMQGVIGVKPYVQKTSQLKTFKVRWKKRFRQENPDVDIFEMNVFGLWAYDSVTALAMAVERSGIGASKFKKLVTKENLTDLAAIGISKMGPRLLQSLQNIEFNGLNGKFHLLNGQLQLSSFQIVNVIGKGDRKIGFWTRKYGISKNLRLPISKNYSTNKDDLGAIIWPGESNVVPKGWEMSIGEAKLRVGVPVNARFKEIVSVRRDPQTNAVIATGFCIDVFKEVMDHYLPYAVPYEFLPFETPDGKNAGSYNDLVYQIFLGNYDAVVGDVTILSNRSRFVDFTLPYMEAGVAMIVPFEDDDRKNAWIFMKPLKMDLWFTTGFFFVFTGFVVWVVEHRVNKEFRGPPSKQVGMIFWFSFSTLVFAHKEKLTSNLSRFVVIVWIFVVLVLTSSYTASLTSMLTVQKLKPSITDIRDLIQRKEYVGYPEGSFIEELLKNKEFDTSKLKNYSTLEKFDEALSKGSKNGGVAAILLGIPHVKLFLSNPKYCTKYTMVGPIFNTAGLGFAFPKGSPLVPDVSRAILNVTGQDIMTRIKEKWLGEGATCAEQDGAKVVSDSLTLDSFKGLFIVAAIASFSALILFLSIFLFENWDTLASHELSIREKLIAMAKTFHEEKDNSSYASKRKPATGEGMGVPTTTTADCPQSPATSDSRLAEWIFSHGEGLSTTETSTPIHETIEIVERLSTTETSTPIHETIEIVESSEER